In Hamadaea flava, a genomic segment contains:
- a CDS encoding L-aspartate oxidase, which yields MPDTVGLPARLPAPEPGWAESTDVVVIGSGVAGLTTALHLREAGLHVTVVTKVNIDDGSTRWAQGGIAAVLDPFDSPAAHAEDTKVAGVGLCDPAAVEVLVTEGPDRVRELIRWGTQFDRNPDGSLMLTREGGHHANRIVHAGGDATGAEVQRALHTAVHRDPWIRLVEHALVLDLLRDSTGRACGITLHVLGEGRPDGVGAIHARAVVLATGGMGQIFAATTNPVVSTGDGVALALRAGATVTDLEFVQFHPTALYLRGSGSAQQPLVSEALRGEGAYLVDGDGKRFMVGQHELAELAPRDIVAKGIHRQLLASGAEHVYLDARHVERVTERFPTITAYCRAAGVDPAQDLIPVAPAAHYASGGVRTDLHGRTSIPGLYACGEVACTGVHGANRLASNSLLEGLVFSRRIAADIAAEKPDFADPVNAHEVPGGEPPSSEGEATWRANLQLAMSRGAGVLRTAAGLAEAQAVLAELATRTPRRGTDGWELTNLLTVASALVRAASLREETRGCHWREDHPQAEESWRGHLLARLADGGVTDDWEPMR from the coding sequence ATGCCAGACACTGTCGGGCTCCCCGCGAGGTTGCCCGCTCCCGAGCCCGGTTGGGCCGAGTCGACCGACGTCGTCGTGATCGGATCGGGCGTCGCCGGGCTCACCACCGCCCTGCACCTGCGTGAGGCGGGCCTGCACGTCACCGTCGTGACCAAGGTCAACATCGACGACGGGTCGACGCGCTGGGCCCAAGGCGGGATCGCGGCGGTCCTCGACCCGTTCGACAGTCCGGCCGCCCACGCGGAGGACACCAAGGTCGCCGGGGTCGGCCTGTGCGACCCGGCCGCCGTCGAGGTGCTGGTCACCGAGGGCCCCGATCGCGTACGCGAACTGATCCGCTGGGGTACCCAGTTCGACCGCAACCCGGACGGCTCGCTGATGTTGACCCGCGAAGGCGGCCACCACGCGAACCGGATCGTCCACGCGGGCGGCGACGCCACCGGGGCCGAGGTCCAGCGAGCACTGCACACGGCGGTGCACCGTGATCCCTGGATCCGCCTCGTCGAGCACGCGCTCGTCCTCGACCTGCTGCGCGACTCGACCGGCCGGGCCTGCGGCATCACCTTGCACGTCCTCGGCGAGGGCCGGCCCGACGGCGTCGGCGCCATCCACGCTCGCGCGGTCGTGCTGGCCACCGGCGGCATGGGCCAGATCTTCGCCGCCACCACGAATCCGGTCGTGTCCACCGGTGACGGCGTCGCGCTCGCGCTGCGGGCCGGGGCGACGGTCACCGATCTGGAGTTCGTCCAGTTCCACCCGACCGCGCTCTACCTGCGCGGCAGCGGCTCGGCCCAGCAGCCGCTGGTCTCTGAGGCGTTGCGCGGCGAAGGGGCGTACCTGGTCGACGGCGACGGCAAGCGGTTCATGGTCGGGCAGCACGAACTGGCCGAACTCGCCCCCCGCGACATCGTCGCCAAGGGCATCCATCGGCAACTGCTGGCGAGCGGCGCCGAGCACGTCTACCTCGACGCCCGGCACGTCGAGCGGGTGACCGAGCGGTTCCCGACGATCACGGCGTACTGCCGGGCGGCCGGCGTCGACCCGGCGCAGGACCTGATCCCGGTCGCCCCGGCGGCGCACTACGCCAGCGGCGGGGTCCGGACCGACCTGCACGGGCGCACCTCCATCCCCGGCCTGTACGCCTGTGGCGAGGTCGCCTGCACCGGGGTGCACGGTGCCAACCGGCTCGCCTCGAACTCCCTGCTCGAAGGGCTCGTCTTCAGCCGCCGGATCGCCGCCGACATCGCGGCCGAGAAGCCGGACTTCGCCGATCCGGTCAACGCGCACGAGGTGCCCGGCGGGGAACCGCCGTCGTCCGAGGGCGAGGCGACCTGGCGGGCCAACCTGCAGCTGGCCATGTCCCGGGGCGCCGGCGTCCTGCGTACGGCGGCGGGGTTGGCCGAGGCCCAGGCGGTGCTCGCCGAACTCGCCACGCGTACGCCCCGGCGCGGCACCGACGGCTGGGAGCTGACCAACCTTCTCACCGTGGCGTCCGCCCTGGTCCGGGCGGCCTCGCTGCGGGAGGAGACGCGCGGCTGCCACTGGCGCGAAGACCACCCCCAGGCCGAGGAGAGCTGGCGCGGACATCTGCTGGCCCGGCTGGCCGACGGCGGCGTCACCGACGATTGGGAGCCCATGCGATGA
- a CDS encoding septum formation family protein, giving the protein MRRWIATVALAGAAVLGLTGCGLPDGVDGNLTDQWAALPAPDGFTPSADTCHSAYAATGYRSSYQPVDCAQSHMTETVYVGTDDALTSPPKSGTAEYLKLARTCETKVNEFVGGDWHDGKLWFGLTLPTAAAWTGGAHWYRCELITLEQVFGEETTHTGSLKGELTKPGSPIRLGCFSYASGKSVTPVACTAKHNAEYVGSIVVAGFAAANDRTKMIKACHQRIAAYVGMKYSSDMKYRTGVFWDPMTAAEFADGDHKVRCYAWFSPDTKTKSIKGAGAKALPIHYA; this is encoded by the coding sequence ATGCGGCGCTGGATCGCGACCGTGGCGCTGGCGGGCGCCGCTGTCCTGGGGCTGACCGGCTGCGGTCTGCCGGACGGGGTCGACGGGAACCTGACCGACCAGTGGGCGGCGCTCCCCGCCCCGGACGGCTTCACTCCCAGTGCGGACACCTGCCACTCGGCGTACGCCGCCACCGGCTATCGCAGCAGCTACCAGCCGGTCGACTGCGCGCAGTCGCACATGACCGAGACGGTCTACGTCGGCACCGACGACGCCCTGACCTCGCCGCCGAAGAGCGGGACCGCCGAGTACCTCAAGCTGGCGCGGACCTGCGAGACCAAGGTCAACGAGTTCGTCGGCGGCGACTGGCACGACGGCAAGCTCTGGTTCGGGCTGACCCTGCCGACCGCCGCCGCCTGGACCGGCGGCGCGCACTGGTACCGCTGCGAGTTGATCACCCTGGAGCAGGTCTTCGGTGAGGAGACCACCCACACCGGGTCGTTGAAGGGCGAGCTGACCAAGCCGGGGTCGCCGATCCGTCTCGGCTGCTTCAGCTACGCCAGCGGCAAGAGCGTCACCCCGGTGGCCTGCACCGCGAAGCACAACGCGGAGTACGTCGGTTCGATCGTGGTGGCCGGCTTCGCCGCCGCCAACGATCGGACGAAGATGATCAAGGCGTGCCACCAGCGGATCGCCGCGTACGTGGGGATGAAGTACTCCAGCGACATGAAGTACCGCACCGGCGTGTTCTGGGACCCGATGACGGCGGCCGAATTCGCCGACGGCGACCACAAGGTCCGCTGCTACGCCTGGTTCTCCCCGGACACCAAGACGAAGTCGATCAAGGGTGCGGGCGCGAAGGCCCTGCCCATCCACTACGCCTAG
- a CDS encoding MFS transporter, with the protein MATLTSVRRSRWWILAVLALSVLVIGLDGTVLNVALPTLADDLDAGTDDLQWIVDSYIVVFAVALLPAGLLGDRHGRKRWLIAGLLLFGAASAVAAYAENVPQLVAARAVMGLGAALIMPLTMSVLPVVFDRAEQPRAIATWSIAVALGVPIGPVLGGYLLDHFHWGSIFLINIPVVVVAVLAAAVLLPESRDPHAQRVDLPGAVLSVAGLGAFVYGVILAPVDGWATAFPWVAAGVVVLGIFWIRLGRSAYPLIDRRLFADRNFLWGSLAATAASFAMMGVLFVVPQYLAARMRYDALGVGVRLLPMIGGLIVAARLGTRVAARLGARVVVSAGLAVAAAGLGLGALTGRADGYAWTALWLTVLGFGLGLCMPSAMDAVLASLPEGKSGVGSGAVQAMRQVGGALGVAALGSLLAAVYTARLDTSGLPPAVASAAKESVLAAIRVPNLDAVPAFLAGMSAVLAVSGAVALLGAVLSALFLPGRPVTTAVPGAESAHARLEV; encoded by the coding sequence ATGGCTACTCTCACTTCGGTGCGCCGATCGCGCTGGTGGATTCTGGCGGTCCTGGCGTTGTCCGTCCTGGTCATCGGCCTGGACGGCACGGTGCTCAACGTGGCGCTGCCGACGCTGGCCGACGATCTCGACGCCGGCACCGACGATCTGCAGTGGATCGTGGACTCCTACATCGTGGTTTTCGCCGTAGCGCTGCTCCCGGCCGGGCTGCTCGGCGATCGGCACGGCCGCAAACGGTGGCTCATCGCCGGGCTGCTGCTGTTCGGCGCGGCCTCCGCCGTCGCCGCGTACGCCGAGAACGTGCCGCAACTGGTCGCGGCGCGGGCGGTCATGGGCCTCGGCGCCGCCCTGATCATGCCGCTGACCATGTCGGTGCTGCCCGTCGTCTTCGACCGGGCGGAACAGCCCCGGGCCATCGCCACCTGGTCGATCGCGGTCGCCCTCGGTGTACCGATCGGTCCGGTCCTCGGCGGCTATCTCCTCGATCATTTCCACTGGGGGTCGATCTTCCTGATCAACATCCCGGTCGTGGTGGTCGCCGTGCTCGCGGCCGCGGTCCTGCTCCCGGAGTCGCGGGATCCCCACGCACAACGGGTGGATCTCCCCGGAGCGGTGCTCTCGGTGGCCGGCCTCGGCGCCTTCGTCTACGGCGTCATCCTCGCGCCGGTCGACGGCTGGGCCACCGCCTTCCCGTGGGTCGCCGCCGGGGTGGTGGTCCTGGGGATCTTCTGGATCCGGCTCGGGCGGTCGGCGTACCCGTTGATCGACCGCAGGCTGTTCGCGGACCGGAACTTCCTGTGGGGTTCGCTGGCCGCCACGGCGGCGAGCTTCGCGATGATGGGCGTGCTGTTCGTGGTGCCGCAGTACCTCGCGGCGAGGATGCGATACGACGCGCTGGGCGTGGGTGTGCGGCTGCTGCCGATGATCGGGGGCCTGATCGTGGCCGCGCGCCTCGGGACCCGAGTGGCGGCTCGACTCGGCGCGCGAGTGGTGGTGTCGGCGGGCCTCGCGGTGGCGGCGGCCGGGCTCGGCCTGGGCGCGCTGACCGGGCGCGCCGACGGGTACGCCTGGACCGCGCTGTGGTTGACGGTGCTGGGCTTCGGCCTGGGGCTGTGCATGCCGTCGGCGATGGACGCGGTGCTGGCCAGCCTGCCCGAGGGCAAGAGCGGGGTCGGCTCGGGCGCGGTACAGGCGATGCGGCAGGTCGGCGGTGCGCTGGGGGTAGCGGCGCTCGGCAGTCTGCTCGCGGCGGTCTACACCGCGCGGCTGGACACCTCGGGACTGCCCCCGGCGGTCGCCTCCGCCGCCAAGGAATCGGTCCTGGCCGCGATCCGTGTGCCGAACCTCGACGCCGTGCCGGCCTTCCTGGCCGGGATGTCCGCGGTCCTCGCCGTCAGCGGTGCGGTCGCCCTGCTCGGAGCAGTGCTCTCCGCGCTGTTCCTGCCCGGCCGCCCCGTCACGACGGCCGTCCCTGGCGCAGAATCAGCACATGCCCGACTCGAGGTCTGA
- a CDS encoding acyl-CoA-like ligand-binding transcription factor, which produces MPDSRSDVQPGLRERKKAKTRKAIQEAAMRLIREQGYDATTVDQIAAAAEVSPATFFRYFPTKEDVIIQDEYDPMFVERWHELTPAGSPIGRIREVIRSTFTGLPRRDVDAIRERTVLMFTTPQVKARVWDNWLNTQHVFDELIGEHLGLPVSHPRVRATTGAMMGAILAVFETWIADPEKDLAELVDEALSYLETGL; this is translated from the coding sequence ATGCCCGACTCGAGGTCTGACGTCCAACCGGGATTGCGCGAGCGGAAGAAGGCCAAGACGCGCAAGGCGATCCAGGAAGCGGCCATGCGACTGATCCGCGAACAGGGCTACGACGCCACCACCGTGGATCAGATCGCGGCCGCCGCCGAGGTCTCGCCGGCGACCTTCTTCCGATACTTCCCGACCAAGGAAGACGTGATCATCCAGGACGAGTACGACCCGATGTTCGTCGAGCGCTGGCACGAGCTGACCCCGGCCGGCTCGCCGATCGGTCGCATCCGGGAAGTCATCCGCAGCACGTTCACCGGCCTGCCCCGGCGCGACGTCGACGCCATCCGCGAGCGTACGGTGCTCATGTTCACGACGCCGCAGGTCAAGGCCCGGGTCTGGGACAACTGGCTCAACACCCAGCACGTGTTCGACGAACTCATCGGCGAGCACCTGGGGCTGCCGGTCTCGCATCCCCGCGTACGCGCGACGACCGGCGCGATGATGGGAGCCATCCTCGCGGTCTTCGAGACGTGGATCGCCGATCCGGAGAAGGACCTCGCCGAACTCGTCGACGAGGCCCTGTCCTATCTCGAAACCGGTCTCTGA
- the panD gene encoding aspartate 1-decarboxylase: MIRTMLKSKIHRATVTQADLHYVGSVTVDSELMAAADLLPGEKVAIVDVTNGARLETYVIEGAPGSGVIGINGAAAHLVHPGDLVIMIAYAQFDDAEARTYRPRVVHVDADNKIIELGADPAEAVPGMVGDLVSGRA; this comes from the coding sequence ATGATCCGCACGATGCTCAAGTCCAAGATCCACCGGGCCACGGTGACCCAGGCCGACCTGCACTACGTCGGCTCCGTCACGGTCGACTCCGAGCTGATGGCCGCGGCCGACCTGCTGCCCGGCGAGAAGGTCGCGATCGTCGACGTCACCAACGGCGCCCGGCTCGAGACGTACGTGATCGAGGGCGCGCCGGGCTCGGGCGTGATCGGCATCAATGGCGCAGCGGCGCATCTCGTCCACCCCGGCGACCTGGTGATCATGATCGCGTACGCCCAGTTCGACGACGCCGAGGCGCGGACGTATCGGCCTCGGGTGGTCCACGTGGACGCCGACAACAAGATCATCGAGCTGGGCGCCGACCCGGCCGAGGCCGTCCCCGGAATGGTCGGCGACCTCGTGAGCGGCCGCGCCTGA
- the panC gene encoding pantoate--beta-alanine ligase: MNLVTSRADLEVARGRADGRVAVVMTMGALHDGHATLMREARKHADFLIATIFVNPLQFGPNEDFQRYPRTLDADLEICRAEGVDLVFAPTPDVMYPDGEPSILIDPGPLGVELEGAVRPGHFAGVLTVVCKLLHLTGADAAFFGEKDYQQLTLIKAMARTLDLDVEIVGVPTVREADGLAMSSRNRYLSADERTLARALSRALRAGAEAALAGGDVLATAGAELTGVQPDYLELRAPDLGPAPETGEARLLVAARVGTTRLIDNTHIHLGSDR; this comes from the coding sequence ATGAATCTCGTGACGAGTCGCGCGGACCTCGAGGTCGCGCGCGGCCGCGCTGACGGCCGGGTCGCGGTCGTGATGACCATGGGCGCGCTCCACGACGGGCACGCCACCCTGATGCGGGAGGCCCGCAAGCACGCGGACTTCCTCATCGCGACGATCTTCGTGAACCCGCTGCAGTTCGGGCCGAACGAGGACTTCCAGCGCTACCCCCGGACGTTGGACGCCGACCTGGAGATCTGCCGCGCCGAGGGCGTCGACCTGGTCTTCGCCCCCACGCCCGACGTGATGTACCCAGACGGCGAGCCGTCGATCCTGATCGACCCGGGTCCGCTCGGCGTCGAGCTGGAAGGCGCGGTACGCCCCGGCCACTTCGCCGGTGTGCTGACCGTCGTCTGCAAGCTCCTCCACCTGACCGGCGCGGACGCGGCGTTCTTCGGGGAGAAGGACTACCAGCAGCTCACCCTGATCAAGGCGATGGCACGGACGCTGGATCTGGATGTCGAGATCGTCGGCGTGCCGACCGTACGCGAGGCGGACGGCCTGGCGATGTCCAGCCGCAATCGCTACCTCTCCGCCGACGAGCGGACGCTGGCCCGGGCCCTGTCCCGCGCACTGCGTGCCGGGGCGGAGGCGGCGCTCGCCGGCGGCGACGTGCTCGCCACGGCGGGTGCGGAGCTGACCGGCGTCCAGCCGGACTACCTGGAACTGAGAGCCCCCGACCTCGGCCCGGCCCCGGAGACCGGCGAGGCGCGGCTGCTGGTGGCGGCCCGCGTCGGGACCACTCGCCTGATCGACAACACGCACATCCACCTGGGGAGTGACCGATGA
- a CDS encoding Rossmann-like and DUF2520 domain-containing protein encodes MSAQSRSLTVGVIGAGRVGAILGAALAAAGHHVVAASGVSAAAKHRIATLLPQARNLPADQVAREAHDLLIIAVPDDALAAVVAGLAGIGALHPGQVVAHTSGAHGLGVLEPARAVGARPLALHPAMTFTGTPADLARLDDGVSFGVTAPPELAVIAHDLVDDLQGQLEWIDEQDRPLYHAALAHGANHLVTLVNEAADRLRDAGVTHPEKVLAPLLRAALENALASGDAALTGPVSRGDAGTVAKHVAAMGAVAPDSVPAYLALARRTADRAIAVGRLRPTDAEPLLDVLAGKPETVHS; translated from the coding sequence ATGAGCGCACAGTCGCGCAGTTTGACCGTCGGCGTCATCGGCGCCGGACGGGTCGGCGCCATCCTGGGCGCGGCGCTGGCCGCCGCGGGTCACCACGTGGTGGCTGCCTCGGGCGTATCCGCCGCTGCCAAGCACCGGATCGCCACCCTTCTCCCGCAGGCTCGCAACCTCCCGGCCGATCAGGTCGCGCGCGAGGCTCATGACCTGCTCATCATCGCCGTACCGGATGACGCGCTGGCCGCCGTGGTGGCCGGGCTCGCCGGGATCGGCGCCTTGCACCCCGGTCAGGTCGTGGCGCACACCTCCGGCGCGCACGGGCTGGGCGTACTGGAGCCGGCGCGCGCTGTCGGCGCCCGTCCGCTGGCGCTGCACCCCGCGATGACCTTCACCGGTACGCCGGCCGACCTGGCCCGGCTCGACGACGGCGTCTCCTTCGGCGTGACCGCTCCGCCGGAGCTGGCCGTCATCGCCCACGATCTCGTCGACGACCTGCAGGGGCAGCTCGAATGGATCGACGAGCAGGATCGCCCGCTCTATCACGCCGCCCTCGCGCACGGGGCCAACCACCTGGTGACGCTGGTCAACGAGGCAGCCGATCGGCTCCGCGACGCGGGCGTCACGCATCCCGAGAAGGTGCTCGCACCGTTGCTGCGCGCGGCCTTGGAGAACGCCCTGGCCAGCGGCGATGCCGCGTTGACCGGCCCGGTCTCGCGGGGTGACGCGGGGACGGTCGCCAAGCACGTCGCCGCGATGGGCGCCGTCGCCCCCGATTCGGTCCCCGCGTACCTGGCGCTGGCTCGGCGTACCGCCGACCGGGCGATCGCGGTCGGACGGCTGCGCCCCACCGACGCGGAGCCACTGCTCGACGTGCTGGCCGGCAAGCCGGAGACGGTGCATTCATGA
- a CDS encoding 2Fe-2S iron-sulfur cluster-binding protein: MRFETLTVGAVEPACADGVVITFAVPAELRAAFAFQAGQHVTLDEKLRRSYSICSTPADLAARGSLSVGVRLLPDGEFSAIAASLAPGMQVAVSAPLGRFTSPFEAARKRRYGAIVGGSGITPVLSLAGAALDLEPRSTFAVICANRTSGSAFAVDELADLKDRYPDRLQVLHVLSREPGAPLHGRITADLVTELLPVVGPVDEWFLCGPLGLVESARSTVAATGAQVHVELFHVGPVPTPPEAPSGAGDVQVEIRLDGRATSFTMGSGERVLDAALRHRSELPYACRGGVCSTCRARVVSGTVEMAANWALDPAETAAGYVLTCQSHPTSAELVVDYDA, encoded by the coding sequence GTGAGATTCGAGACGCTGACCGTCGGCGCCGTCGAACCGGCCTGCGCGGACGGGGTGGTCATCACCTTCGCCGTCCCGGCTGAACTGCGTGCGGCCTTCGCGTTCCAAGCCGGCCAGCACGTGACGCTGGACGAGAAGCTGCGGCGGTCGTACTCGATCTGCTCGACCCCGGCTGACCTGGCCGCCCGGGGCTCGTTGTCGGTCGGCGTACGCCTGCTGCCGGACGGCGAGTTCTCCGCGATCGCGGCGTCCCTGGCACCGGGTATGCAAGTGGCGGTCTCCGCCCCGTTGGGCCGGTTCACCAGCCCGTTCGAGGCCGCCCGGAAGCGGCGGTACGGTGCGATCGTCGGCGGTTCCGGGATCACGCCCGTGCTCTCCCTGGCCGGGGCCGCGCTCGACCTCGAACCGCGCAGCACCTTCGCGGTGATCTGCGCCAACCGGACGTCGGGCAGCGCGTTCGCCGTCGACGAGCTGGCCGACCTCAAGGACCGCTACCCGGATCGGCTGCAAGTGCTGCACGTGCTGTCCCGGGAGCCGGGCGCGCCGCTGCACGGCCGGATCACCGCCGACCTCGTGACCGAGCTGTTGCCCGTGGTCGGGCCGGTCGACGAATGGTTCCTGTGTGGTCCACTCGGCCTGGTCGAGAGCGCGCGGTCGACGGTCGCCGCGACCGGGGCGCAGGTGCATGTGGAGCTGTTCCACGTCGGCCCGGTGCCCACCCCGCCGGAAGCGCCCTCCGGCGCGGGAGACGTCCAGGTGGAGATCCGGCTGGACGGGCGCGCCACGTCGTTCACCATGGGCAGCGGCGAACGGGTGCTGGACGCCGCCCTGCGGCACCGCTCGGAACTCCCGTACGCCTGCCGCGGCGGAGTCTGTTCGACCTGCCGGGCTCGGGTCGTCTCCGGGACGGTCGAGATGGCGGCCAACTGGGCCCTGGACCCGGCCGAGACGGCCGCCGGATACGTGCTGACCTGCCAGTCCCACCCGACCTCCGCGGAGCTCGTCGTCGACTACGACGCCTGA